The genomic window GGTCGTCGATGGTGGCGCCCTTCGGGGCGAAGCCGGTGGAGGTCTTCACGAACGCCGCGCCGGCCCGCTCGGAGGCCCAGCAGGCGGCGAGTTTCTGCTCGTCGGTGAGGTACGCCGTCTCCAGGATGACCTTCACGTGGGCGGCACCGGCGGCCTTCACGATCATGCCGATCTCGTGCTCGACGGCGGCGATGTCGCCGGAGCGCAGCCAGCCGATGTTGAGAACCATGTCGATCTCGGTGGCGCCCTGGTGCACGGCCAGCTCGGTCTCGGCGATCTTGATGGCGGTCGCGGTGTCACCGTGCGGGAAACCGATCACCGTGCCGACCGCGACGTTCGTGCCGCGCAGCAGATCCACGGCGACCGAGACGTCACTGGGCCGGACGCAGACCGAGGCGACGTCGTACTTCTTGGCGATCGCGCAACCCTCGCGCACGTCCTCGAGGGTGAACTCGGGCCGGAGGATGGAGTGATCGATCATCTTGGCGATCTGCGGCACGGTGAGGTTCATGAGATCGGACATTAGCTGTCTAGACAGGTAGCTGTCTAGACAGCCTGTGCGGACTTGTAGGGTGTGCCTCATGTCCGGGAATCCCGATTTCGCACCGCGCTATTTCCGCATCGAGCAGGAGCTGCGCGCCCTCATCGCCAAGTCCCGGCCACACGACCCGCTGCCGTCCGAGCCCGAACTCGCCCGCGAACACAGCGTCAGCCGGATGACCGCCCGCGCCGCCGTCACCCAGCTCGTCAACGACGGGCTCGTCTACCGCGCCCCCGGCCGTGGCACCTTCGTCGCCGTGCCCAGTGGTCCCCGCCGCGCCGACCACCTGATCCGGCTCAGCGAGGAGATCCGTAAGCAGGGCAAACGACCATGGGCCAAGGTGCTGGTCGCCCAGCTCCGGCCACCGACCGCGATCGAGGCGACCCGGCTCCGGCTCCGCAAGGGCGACGTCTACGCCATCCACCGCGTCCGGTTCGCCGACGACGAGCCGATCGCGTTCGAACGCGCCATGTACCCCGGCACCATCGCCGGGCTCCTCGACCACGACCTGTCGAAATCGGTCCACGAGGCCCTGGTCACCCTCGGGCACACGCCCGTCCGCGGGACGTCGACGATCGGCGCCCAGTCCGCGACCGAGGAGGACGCCCGGGAACTCGGCGTGCCGGTCGGGTCGGCGCTGTTGGTCGAGGAACGGTTGATCCTCGACCAGCAGGAACGGCCGCTCGAAATGAGCGAGTCACGCTACGCCGGAAGCCGGTACCGGCTGGACGTCGCGTTCGGCGTCGAGCCGCTGATTCAATGATCTCCCCGGAGCTGGTTCAGCAGATGTAGCGGGGCCGCCGCGATGTCCGCGGCTTCCAGCGCGTCCCAGTAGGCCGCCGCCCGCTCCGCATCCACCGGCCCGGTCACCAACGGTAGTCCCGGCATCGTCGCGTGCAGTAACGACTCCAGCTGACAAGACGCGATCGAACCCGGCAACTGAGCGTTCACCGCGGGCAGTCCCTCCGCCGGAATCCGGCGCGTGTCACCGCAGTCGAGAAGACCACCCCCGACGATGAGGACGTCCCCCCGCTCCCGCATCCGGGTCAGCGCCCGCCCGGTGTCGAAACAGTGTGGGAACGAGTCGTCGATCAGAATCGTGCCCGGTTTCAGCCGATCCACGTCCAGAGTGTTCGGCCCGCCACTGGTAGCGGCCACGATGACATCCGCCCGATAGACCGCGGCCGGCCCGTCCGTGGCCGTCTCCACCGGCATGTCCAGCGTCGCGGCCAGGTCCTTCAGCCGCCCCGCCGCCGACGGCAGATCACACAGGATCAGCCCCGCCGGCGGTTCCGGCGCCCGAGCCAGCAGCAGACTCAGCGACGAGTCGCCGATCGACCCGACCCCCAGCACCGCCACCACACAATCCCGCAGCTCACGGCCTTGGGCGGCCAACGCGGCGAAGGTGGTCCGCACGACCGACGCGGCGGTCACCGCATGACCGGTGGTCAGATCAACTTCCTTGCGGCGGTACGGGGTGAGCGCCGCCCCGTATCCCGTCAAAGCCGGAATCATCCCCGCCAGCGAAACCGTCCGGGCCCCGAGACCAGCAGCCAGATCAACACCGCCCGCGGCCACCTCGGCAAGCCCCGTATGCCCCAGCTCATCAGCGAACCGAGGCACCGCCACAAACCCCGACCGCCCCAACGGCGTCTCCACCGTCTCCAGCAGCCGAGCCCCGCCATCGGGGAAGATCGCCGCCCGCAGACTCTCCCGATCCAGCCCCACCAGCATCGCCCTGATCTCCACCGGCAGCCCGCCGGCCAGCGCCCCCCAATGCGCCGGAGCCGGCAGATACCCGACAAGAGCCGAATCCAGCGCCGCATCTGAGTCCAGCGCCGTCCCACGACCGGCGCGCGCGCCAACGCCCTTTCCCTGACCGATTCTTCGGTTCATATCATTGTTGATGGCGATGGCCAGCCGATCCAACGTCTCTTTGGCAAGACGACCGCGCAGTGTCAGGCGCAGCCCTCCTCCCGCAACCGGCCGAACCGCGAGCAGCACCTCGGTGCCCGGCGGAACCGCCAACTCCGCATCCATGTCATCCCAGGCCAACGACAAGGTCCTACCCGGCGCAGGCGCACCGAATTCGAGGTGGGTGAAGAAGTACTGCCAGCCTTGGGGCGCAGTGAACGACCGATTCCGCGCCTCATCAACAGCAGCCGCCACCTCAGCCAGACCCACTCCTCGCACGCACTCGCCGCCCGCAACCTCCGCGACCGCGATCTCCGCGCCCACCACCTCCGCGTCCGTCGTTCGCCGTGCCGTCGCTTCTTTGACCTGGACCGCTACCGCAGTGGCACACGGGCCGAAAATTCGGGTCATGTCCGTCAATGCGTGGTCACGGCCAGTCACCGCGACCCCGATCACCGGGTCGGGCCGGCCGATCACCTGCACCAGCGCCTGCCGGTAGGCCGCGAGTACCGGCACGAACGGTGTCACACCAGCGTCGACGGCCAGCTTTCGCAGTGCGGCGACATTCCGTTCGGTGACGGTGACACCGGCCGTCGCGATCTCGCCTCCGGTGACCAGCGGGCCGCCGTCATGGGGTGCCACTTCCGGCCGGATCGTCGCCAGCAGGGACACGTAGTCGCGGAACGTGGACCGCAACACGGGCAGCGTCTCCCCGTCGTAGACGGCCAGCAGTTCCCGCATCAGCAGCGCGACGCTGTACCCGTCTCCCACCAGGTGATGCGCGTGCACGACGAGCACGTGATCGGACGGGCCGTACCGGAGAAGCCGCAACCGGACCAGCGGCCACTCCGCCGAGTCGAACCGATGCTCACGCTCGGCGGACAACTCCTCGTCCAGCGGCCGGGGCGTCTCCAGGTAGCCGACGGTCAACCGGGCCGCCGCGATCTCCCGCTGTACCGGCGGCCTCGCATCGCGGGGGAAGACGGTACGCAGCATCGCATGCCGTTCGACCAGCACATCGACCGCTCGTTGGAACCGTTCCAGCTCCAGCGGTCCACTCAAGCGTGGCGCCGCGAGCCAGGTCGAAGGCGCCCCGACTGCATCGGCCAGCAGGAAGCCACGCTGCGTGAGACTGACCGGGTATTCCCCACTGGCCACTCCGCCCTCGACTTCCCCACCACTGTCCCCGCCGCTGACGGCTTCGGCGGTGAAGGTGTCGATCGCGGTGGCCAGTTCGGCGAGGGTGCGGTTTCGATACAGGACCGTGGGGCGGGGCAGTGCTGTCCGGTGTTCCGCCAGGCTGGCGAAGAGTTCGAGAACCCCGATCGAGTCT from Actinoplanes derwentensis includes these protein-coding regions:
- a CDS encoding GntR family transcriptional regulator, which translates into the protein MSGNPDFAPRYFRIEQELRALIAKSRPHDPLPSEPELAREHSVSRMTARAAVTQLVNDGLVYRAPGRGTFVAVPSGPRRADHLIRLSEEIRKQGKRPWAKVLVAQLRPPTAIEATRLRLRKGDVYAIHRVRFADDEPIAFERAMYPGTIAGLLDHDLSKSVHEALVTLGHTPVRGTSTIGAQSATEEDARELGVPVGSALLVEERLILDQQERPLEMSESRYAGSRYRLDVAFGVEPLIQ
- the deoC gene encoding deoxyribose-phosphate aldolase — protein: MNLTVPQIAKMIDHSILRPEFTLEDVREGCAIAKKYDVASVCVRPSDVSVAVDLLRGTNVAVGTVIGFPHGDTATAIKIAETELAVHQGATEIDMVLNIGWLRSGDIAAVEHEIGMIVKAAGAAHVKVILETAYLTDEQKLAACWASERAGAAFVKTSTGFAPKGATIDDLALMRSAVSPKVQVKASGGVRTLDSMIAMAGVGVTRFGTSSTSEILTDLARRQVSVSGGRA